In Leptospira dzoumogneensis, the following proteins share a genomic window:
- a CDS encoding NADase-type glycan-binding domain-containing protein, with amino-acid sequence MKYKFFVAIFTLLLCDFVFSQGYDGEMCKKNPNLSLKKSVKKGFISEIMVGVSNISGRKSKGPDISHSQYLATSTLLNLKNVPTLSPKTLRMEEPADEDRVIRRDLISCRFSAYYAMDGDSSTAWSEGEEGDGIGEMLIAIVDIRKPIKIWIGFGRSENSFFENNRPKRIRIHAFEAQGFSFGLDNVNLHNNKLLGSSEVELNDVNDYQKLTIPIYQLKGISNESTGFEKHFYSFIAIEILEVYKGSKYSDTLISEVQNIK; translated from the coding sequence TTGAAATACAAATTCTTTGTAGCAATATTCACACTTCTCCTTTGCGATTTTGTCTTCTCACAAGGTTATGATGGGGAGATGTGTAAAAAGAACCCGAATCTATCTTTAAAAAAATCAGTTAAGAAAGGATTCATCTCTGAGATAATGGTTGGCGTTTCAAATATATCTGGTCGAAAAAGTAAGGGACCGGATATATCACATAGTCAATATTTGGCGACGTCCACGTTATTGAATTTGAAGAATGTTCCTACTTTATCTCCCAAGACTTTAAGAATGGAAGAGCCGGCGGATGAAGATAGAGTTATACGAAGAGATTTAATTTCATGTAGATTTTCCGCGTATTATGCGATGGATGGCGACTCCTCGACAGCTTGGTCGGAAGGAGAGGAGGGTGATGGAATTGGAGAGATGCTTATTGCAATTGTAGATATTCGAAAGCCAATAAAAATTTGGATAGGTTTTGGAAGAAGTGAAAATTCGTTTTTTGAAAATAATAGACCAAAAAGAATAAGAATACATGCTTTTGAAGCACAAGGCTTCAGTTTTGGCCTTGATAACGTTAACTTACACAATAACAAACTTTTAGGCTCATCGGAAGTTGAATTGAACGATGTCAACGATTATCAAAAGTTAACTATTCCCATCTATCAGTTAAAAGGAATTTCGAATGAAAGCACAGGTTTTGAAAAGCATTTCTATTCCTTTATTGCAATTGAGATATTAGAAGTTTACAAAGGTAGCAAATATTCCGATACTTTGATTTCAGAAGTACAAAATATCAAATGA